A stretch of Comamonadaceae bacterium M7527 DNA encodes these proteins:
- a CDS encoding N-acetylmuramoyl-L-alanine amidase — translation MKRRELLRAGLGASTLLLTLTKADIAWGANIVAVRMWPSPDYSRVTIESDQALSYSQTFVADPPRLAVDIKGMALMPELKELVSKVVPDDPNIAGVRVGQFAPDVVRLVLDLKQAVLPQVFTLKPIAPYQNRLVFDLYPIAAPDPLADLIAQRMSDLEDQVASTDPLGDLLAQKGVTAPQAPGAAGKPTTPPTAVATKPTPSKTPARPAAQKTDRIIVVTLDPGHGGEDPGAVGPKGTYEKDVVLQIALKLRDRINKSSVNGNPMRAFMTRDNDYFVPLHKRVEKARRVDSDLMISIHADAFYTARPQGASVFALSTKGATSAAARWMAKKENAADLVGGINSNSADATVSRAMLDMSTTAQIKDSIKLGAEMLGELGQVGRLHKPRVEQAGFAVLKAPDIPSVLVETAFISNPDEERRLRSSAYQNQLADALMRGIKRYFANNPPLARSRQI, via the coding sequence CGGGCCTGGGCGCCAGCACCCTGTTGCTCACACTCACCAAAGCCGACATTGCTTGGGGCGCCAACATTGTGGCCGTGCGCATGTGGCCCTCGCCCGACTACAGCCGCGTCACCATCGAGTCTGACCAAGCGCTCAGCTACAGCCAGACCTTTGTGGCAGACCCGCCCCGCCTGGCCGTGGACATCAAAGGCATGGCCTTGATGCCAGAGCTCAAGGAGCTGGTGAGCAAAGTCGTGCCAGACGACCCCAATATTGCGGGTGTGCGCGTAGGCCAGTTTGCACCCGATGTGGTGCGTTTGGTGCTGGATCTAAAGCAAGCCGTATTGCCTCAGGTGTTCACACTCAAGCCCATCGCGCCCTACCAAAACCGCCTGGTCTTTGACCTATACCCCATTGCTGCGCCAGACCCGCTGGCAGACCTCATTGCCCAGCGCATGTCTGACCTGGAAGACCAAGTCGCCAGCACAGATCCGCTGGGTGACTTGTTGGCTCAAAAGGGGGTGACCGCCCCTCAAGCCCCTGGCGCTGCGGGCAAGCCCACCACACCACCCACCGCGGTAGCGACCAAACCCACACCCTCTAAAACACCAGCCAGGCCAGCGGCACAAAAAACAGACCGCATCATTGTTGTCACCCTAGACCCTGGCCATGGTGGTGAAGATCCGGGCGCTGTAGGGCCTAAAGGCACCTACGAAAAAGACGTGGTGCTGCAAATCGCCCTCAAGTTGCGCGACCGCATCAACAAATCCAGTGTCAACGGCAACCCCATGCGCGCCTTCATGACGCGCGACAATGATTATTTTGTGCCGCTGCACAAGCGCGTTGAAAAAGCCAGACGCGTTGACTCTGACTTGATGATCAGCATTCACGCCGACGCCTTCTACACCGCCAGGCCACAAGGTGCCAGCGTGTTCGCCCTCAGTACCAAAGGGGCTACCAGCGCCGCGGCACGATGGATGGCCAAGAAAGAAAATGCTGCAGACCTGGTAGGCGGCATCAACAGCAACAGCGCAGACGCCACAGTCAGCCGTGCCATGCTGGACATGAGCACCACCGCCCAAATCAAAGACAGCATCAAGCTGGGCGCAGAAATGCTGGGCGAGCTGGGCCAAGTGGGCCGGCTGCACAAGCCTCGCGTTGAACAAGCAGGTTTTGCGGTGCTGAAAGCACCTGATATCCCCAGCGTACTGGTTGAGACGGCGTTTATCAGCAACCCTGATGAAGAGCGCCGCCTGCGCAGCAGCGCCTACCAAAACCAACTGGCTGATGCCCTGATGCGCGGCATCAAACGCTACTTTGCCAACAACCCGCCGCTGGCGCGCAGCCGCCAAATTTAG
- a CDS encoding DedA family protein — MDILFALIDFILNIDVHLANFVETYGAWVYGLLFLIVFVETGLVVMPFLPGDSLLFVVGAMAARGSLDLYMVMGLLFVAAVAGDQLNYSIGRYVGPKVFQWDNSRWFNRNAFDKAHAFYERYGGITIVLARFMPFARTFAPFVAGVANMDRRVFIVYNGLGASLWVGGVTLAGYWFGNLPWVKANLEFIIWGLILIPGLLAIAGAMKTSRPA; from the coding sequence ATGGATATTCTTTTCGCCCTCATTGACTTCATTCTCAACATCGACGTGCACTTGGCCAACTTTGTCGAGACCTATGGCGCCTGGGTGTATGGCTTGCTGTTTCTCATTGTGTTTGTGGAGACTGGTTTGGTGGTCATGCCGTTTTTGCCCGGCGACTCCCTGCTGTTTGTGGTGGGGGCCATGGCCGCGCGTGGCAGTCTTGACTTGTATATGGTCATGGGCTTGTTGTTTGTGGCAGCGGTTGCGGGTGACCAGCTCAACTACAGCATTGGCCGTTACGTTGGCCCCAAGGTGTTTCAGTGGGACAACTCACGCTGGTTTAATCGCAATGCTTTTGACAAGGCCCATGCCTTTTACGAGCGTTATGGCGGCATCACCATTGTGTTGGCGCGCTTTATGCCGTTTGCGCGCACGTTTGCACCGTTTGTGGCGGGCGTGGCCAACATGGACAGGCGCGTGTTTATTGTCTACAACGGGTTGGGTGCGTCGCTGTGGGTGGGCGGCGTGACCCTGGCTGGCTACTGGTTTGGCAACTTGCCGTGGGTGAAGGCCAACCTGGAGTTCATTATTTGGGGCTTGATTTTGATACCGGGGCTTCTTGCGATTGCCGGTGCCATGAAAACCTCGCGCCCGGCCTAG